Proteins co-encoded in one Scomber scombrus chromosome 14, fScoSco1.1, whole genome shotgun sequence genomic window:
- the igsf5a gene encoding immunoglobulin superfamily member 5 — MANLFRICLLLCATGGLCLRNTFQLVPLYAPVLQGSDVQFNATVQGKWDFVTWNVGGNLILVVPATINETSSGQFSATHSSVGDTSRVEFKIHNTTHNQTGDVICFVQGPYGSKTATLQVQDRGDVNIMEGNVTVEQGQQVELQCVTTAWFPAPNVTWNLNGQPVNSSLYNTTDEPIGDYFNSTSVLKFQAASNTKVECLAIIPAIKENPQSSTVHVVVVPKPPDWTVLIALVCSFGGFALLVLLILGIIFCIKRRKKKQTNYQDEMRKVRTHSQLSGTGPAGQRQGQVNSGYVNDNQVTSTSVPPSEIADSGFFQANGSNIVEMPNGNSNHAEIDYNHANHILEHPGVKKHRHATVV; from the exons ATGGCTAACCTCTTCCGCATCTGTTTATTACTGTGTGCAACTGGag GATTATGTTTAAGGAATACGTTCCAGCTGGTGCCTCTATATGCCCCAGTGCTACAAGGCTCTGATGTCCAATTCAACGCCACCGTGCAGGGAAAGTGGGATTTCGTGACGTGGAACGTGGGAGGTAATCTGATCCTCGTTGTCCCTGCAACCATCAACGAGACATCATCAGGACAGTTTTCTGCCACACACAGCTCTGTTGGGGACACCAGCCGTGTGGAGTTCAAAATCCATAACACCACCCACAACCAGACAGGGGATGTCATATGCTTTGTGCAGGGGCCATATGGATCAAAAACTGCAACTCTTCAAGTACAAG ATAGGGGAGATGTCAACATCATGGAGGGTAACGTGACAGTAGAACAGGGCCAGCAGGTAGAACTTCAGTGTGTAACAACTGCTTGGTTCCCTGCACCTAATGTCACATGGAACCTAAATGGTCAACCTGTGAACAGCAGCCTGTACAACACCACCGATGAGCCTATTGGGGATTACTTCAACTCCACCAGTGTCCTTAAGTTCCAGGCGGCCAGCAACACCAAAGTGGAGTGTCTGGCAATTATCCCAGCAATAAAAGAAAACCCACAATCCAGCACTGTCCACGTGGTGGTCG TGCCCAAGCCTCCTGACTGGACCGTGCTGATAGCTTTGGTTTGTTCCTTTGGAGGTTTTGCTCTGCTGGTTTTGCTCATCCTCGGAATCATTTTCTGCATCAAACgcaggaaaaaaaaac AAACCAACTACCAAGATGAAATGAG GAAAGTGAGGACACATAGTCAGTTAAGTGGTACCGGTCCAGCTGGACAGAGACAGGGTCAAGTGAACTCAGGATATGTGAATGACAATCAAGTAACTTCAACAA GTGTCCCTCCCAGTGAAATCGCTGACAGTGGCTTTTTTCAGGCAAATGGATCCAATATTGTAGAG ATGCCTAATGGTAACAGTAACCATGCAGAAATCGACTACAATCATGCCAATCACATTTTGGAGCATCCAGGGGTGAAGAAACACAGACATGCTACTGTTGTGTAA